The region acagaaataggtgtatagaacacagaaattagaTAAGAATGGCACAAACATTAAAATGTCCCTTAATCTCTTTCAAGGACAGTCTGCAAAAAGAAGCATTCTTGCATCCTCACTACCCCTCATttaaagtgctctgaacaaattaagggaatcgttcacaaacattacCACATTCTACAATCCGATGACAGtatcggtaatgtgttttctgacCCTCCCTTAGTGGTATTTTCACGGGGCAGAAATCTCTGATCAGTTGGTAaactgatttaccaccccaaaatACTCCTGCACAATGTCTATTTGCACCTctactggatggaaactacaagtgtaacAGCTGCGCTCAATACAATgtcacttacaaatgtagatcctttaaacacccccaaacagggaaacagatcccaatcaaaggtgttatcacatGCTctactaaggcagttatttatcatAGAACTTGTCCGTGTGGTAAAAATGAACACTCGATTTCGTCCCTACGTTATATCGGCATcaaacacgtcaccctccctaggagaggggatgACCTTGACAatttgttaaaacgagaggctgcctggatctttactttaaagacccttgctccccttggtctcaacgtagactttgatctgaagccattacTGTGATCTTGCTATTCATTataaatgtttgtaggcctatgtagcaAAATGTTATCTATGATTGTATGCTATCCATTCATGTTTTTTGTATGTTCTATTTATATCTGAAAATGAACCAATGATATCAAGCCACACCCGgtcatgattacagacacctgtgtgtgtccttcgACACAATATAAACTCGTCaccccacagtgtttgtcattataacctgatgaagacagcttgtctgtcaaaacgttggttattaggttagtATATTCTTGCATcggagctcctagagtgtgcagcTCTTCTTTttcaggacaccggggttaacatccCTGCTTTAAGTGATAAGTGCCATGTTATCGCAGTTAAATATCTTACTTGATCCCTAATGCAAAAGAACAGTGTTCCCAATCACTGCCTTGGGGCTTTGGGGTCCCCAAGAAAAGCATGCCTCCTTCTGGCCCTCCTGTTATATCTCAGTGCCTTGGCAGGGGGTAGAGACTTGCGGTTGTATCTGGATGGAGCCATCTCTTCCAGACCCAACACAGAACACACCCAGACTAGAACACCTTAAGCAAGCTGAGCTTGGTGAGCACCGCCACTGCGTCGTTCCGGTCCATCTCTCTCAGCAACCTGGCCAGGTGTCCTACAGTCCACTCTGGGTGCTTGGTGGTGACCCCCTCCAGCACGGCCCTCAAGGGGCTCTTGCTCTCCCTCAGGGAGTAGGTGTAGGTAATCCAGGTGGCGGGGAATGAGCAGCGAGATGCTAGGTGGCTGGTGTTCTTCACCCCAGGGCTCTCCGGGTCCAGCAGGATCACAAGCTCCTCTAGAACATCCAGGTTGTCCAGAACCATCTGCAGTGGTGCAGACTGGAGGTCAGGACCTGGTGAGACGAGGGGAAATATCACTAAAGTTGAGTGACGTGTCTGTAATGCTGACTTGTGTCAATCCAGAGCCAAATACGTAAATCAAGTATTAATGGGTCGTTTCACGAAATGAGTCCCTTTTGGGTAGTATAACTGTGTGGTGAAAAGCCTGATTTCAcctcattttaacattctgtcatgaaGAGCACACGGTCAACTTAATCAAAAACACgatttcccatctcaagaggttaaataaaataatgactatattaagtgccaaataaagttaCAGGGTTGACTAACATGGTTGACGATGTTTGACAGGGTGAATGGAAGCTTGTGTGCAACCAGGAGGGGCAAATGAATGTAAATtgttgggtaacagggttgacgtgttctGCTTGACCCACTCAgctttccaccacaaaacaccagaagattgacagtagaaccagctcacctgcttttacactatgatttgactattagatgttcaatgtttcttttgaaataaTTATTTAAAAAGGAACAGTTAAACGTCTTTTCAGTCTTCATTGAATTATCCGTGTGGTCTacattaaagggcacttcatttaatataacaggcttttaaaattaaatatggggcacaatttctacttaaaatataaaAGATAGACAAAAATGGACCCATTTCGTTGAACCAGCCAAATGACATTGGAGATTTGTGCTGAAATTCAAGTTGCGTGCTAAAGCCTTTTTGCAACTTATGGAAGAGTAGTGATGTAGAGGTACTAGTAATACCAATGAATAACAGACTGGTAGTAGCTCTTAGTAATAGCACTTGATAACTCACTCAAAATGTCCTCTAGGCTCCTGGTCTCTGACTGTAGCAGAGCAACCTCTTCATTGACAGCTGCTGTTGTCTTACTGCTCCGTGACCGTTGGTGGGTATTTTCCTTATCTGTGTCAAACCACAACCATTCAAACATAGGACAGGAAATAAGTGCTTTTTACACAGAGTAAGGTAAGTGGAAGAGTTAAAGCGGTTTTAAGCAAACGTGTCAAACCAGTTGGTCTGCGTTAATTAAGCATGACAGTTTGACATTTTTTAATCTCCCTAGTGCTCATCACCCTGCTCACCTCTGAAGCAAAAAGCTCTTGATGTTCTCCTTCTCTTCTTAATATAGATGAATAAGAGAAATGCAAGTGCAGAGAAAACCAAGATGACAGTAAGCACTATCCCTGAAAGAACACAGGAGTGTGACAATGAGCAGTTAGACATGTTCAGCAGTATCCTAacaaagcagtttagtcatctttTTGAATGGTGAAGGACTGGTATTATCAAACTCAGTACCTTTTAAATGACTTCTAAAATGGCTCATATTTGGGGGTTGGGTTGGAACTTACATGCAGTTGCAGAATAACCATGTAATCCTAGACCAATGTGTTTGGCTGTGGTGAGACTAGATGATGACACTTGGTCCCTTAACGTTGTTGACCGTTGGACCTGTTGAGTCTGAAATTGATGTGAAGTTAACTCTGTTATTCCTGATTGAATAACTTTGTTTTGTTTGCTCAGTGCCCTATTGGGAAGACATTGACCAAAATCGAAAACATTTGTGAATAAATAGCCTCACTGTGACACTGTTATTGATGTAGTTTAGGTCTATAGAAGAATAACAGCCATGATCAATTTGAGAGGGGTCTTCACAAAACTACCACATAAATGCTCTTAATTAAATAGCATCATCAGCTTCATCATCATAGATGAAACTCACCGTGGTACTCAGGGCTCCTTTCCAACAGCCTGTCTGGTCCCTAGACATAGGGTTTACAGTGTTACTCAAACAGAGCACCCACAGTTTCAGCACCAGATAGGAAAAGAAAGGATGGCCATTTGTTTTATATCAAGATTTGAAGCTATACCAGAAAGAATTTGCGCTCACCTCGCTACGCAGCATTGCGTGTCTGTCGTTGTGTTGCATTCCGACAGCTTTTGATGATTTGGAGCGCAGCGAAAACAGGGTTGgcatttcacgaagctcccgtTATTGAAGCTCTGGGCGGCACACGGTCGATACGGTGCTTCCGATCTTCCCCCATCATCATGCCTGCCACAGTTTGGACTAAATTCGTACCCTGATCGAAAATAAGATTTGTTTGTAGACCACAAGTGCGCGCTGTGCATGGAAAAAAACATAACGTAGCAACATCGAAACTTGATTTAAAATAAAGACAATCGTTGCAGCGTGTCGAGCTCACCTGGTAGAATCGGATGCTGTGAATGTTTATGACACGGCACACATGTTTTACTCAACTCATCCCAAAATGTATTCAAGTCATCAGAGCAATTCTCAGAATAGTGGCCCATTTCGTTCTAGAATAGAGTTGGCTACAGTGCTGTTTGCTAGTAAAATAAAACTTGTCGAAGGCAGggtatcatcaagctgcccactcaagaaaaactaaccagtgcctgcaacctggttcaggttatcagtcaacctaccagggtaggtgcaaacagcacaggaattaaatcatcaacgtgtattgatcacatctttactaatactgcagaaatttgctttaaagcagtatccaaatccataggagtGATCACAATagaatagccatatctaggaataCCAAAGGCTGGGCCTGATATAGTGTATGAGGTCATACAAGAATTtgtgtagtgattcatatgttgatgatgtaaagcaTATTTGCTGGTttatggtgtgtaatgaggagcaaccagacgctgcacttgatacatttatgaaattgcttgttcctaataagcacgcacccattaagaaaaagactgtaaaaactgtcaaatctccttggattgatgaggaattgagaAATTGTATAATTGAGAGGGgggaggcaaaaggtatggcaaataatTCTGGCAGCCCAAGTGATTGGCAAACATactacaaatgtaaaaaataatgtgactaaactaaatacaAATAAACTATGCTATGCTATGGTGCTATAAGCTGGACgaaacccaaagtgcaaaataataaagtactcaggaaaaTGTACTAGtgattcctctcaggaaaacaagcaaCATATACAATGACCAACAAAGACAAACGACAGGGGGAATATATATATACCTGAGCTGGACAGAAGGGGGCACCAAAGTGAATGCTAGTGTGAcagtaacacccccccccccccccccccccccccccaggagctGCTCCAGCGGGGCGCCGCCGACCTTGGGGACGACCCCGGAGACGTGGTGCGGGTCGGTTGGGACAACGCCTGTGGAAGTCCCAAATGAGAGAACGGTCCAGTATGTCCCACGTGACAAAGTCCACGGAAAGATGGGACCAGGGTCATGGGGAACCCGGCAGCAGGTGGATTTTGCCATAGGGGAGGTGTCTCTGTGTCTTGCTCGGGTAAGGAGGTGGTGCAGGAAGAGACGTATACCCGGACATCCTGGGCCAAGGTGGGTAACCAAAACTTGGTGGAGAGACGGTCGATAGTACGGGCTATACCCGGGTACCCCGACACAGGTGCTGTGTGTGCCAAGGCGAGGAGACGGTCCCGCACATCAGAGGTGACGTAGATATACGCCCCTCGGGACAGTGGGCAGGTGAGGACTCCTGTCGCAGGGCTCTATGGAtggtagctatgttgactatgacattaatatggtgacaatgatgtaggctgtgtgtagcggttatgatatgaaggtttggcttggaaaggttttttcacctggtcacaaaAAGCTGATGTGTTGTCCACTGAAGTCCATAAGCGAAGGGGAAAAAGgtgtgaggaggagagcgcattgatgcgagaaggaattatacaacaatcaaagggatcatgctgtttgtatgtggctgctatgaaagtgaactgtatttgcatgtgatcaggggtgtattcattccactgattctgttgaaacgtttcttaaatggaa is a window of Salmo trutta chromosome 37, fSalTru1.1, whole genome shotgun sequence DNA encoding:
- the LOC115177343 gene encoding IGF-like family receptor 1 encodes the protein MGHYSENCSDDLNTFWDELSKTCVPCHKHSQHPILPGYEFSPNCGRHDDGGRSEAPYRPCAAQSFNNGSFVKCQPCFRCAPNHQKLSECNTTTDTQCCVARDQTGCWKGALSTTTQQVQRSTTLRDQVSSSSLTTAKHIGLGLHGYSATAWIVLTVILVFSALAFLLFIYIKKRRRTSRAFCFRDKENTHQRSRSSKTTAAVNEEVALLQSETRSLEDILSPDLQSAPLQMVLDNLDVLEELVILLDPESPGVKNTSHLASRCSFPATWITYTYSLRESKSPLRAVLEGVTTKHPEWTVGHLARLLREMDRNDAVAVLTKLSLLKVF